A portion of the Actomonas aquatica genome contains these proteins:
- a CDS encoding GxGYxYP domain-containing protein, protein MIFRRLTLALTLLAGATLVAAKAPVIAVADRAPDSAALIPLTNNWEMSGDVPTHATLLSLQGLANRHGPQIYLQYPADWQWEIAGPLIDYLHERHGIDWQRYEMGNLEKPLTDFASVAKGVVVWDKAVRSSLIVAFTISGVEELLVVNEDQLELAQRHGLEIKMDLRGKFTGQDDADVYQWAYDHYYERCSRDFYVVLGGEYGRIMKPGIADFGVQQGAFFSDLSANPQHPRQLALLNRVLAGQNPASIVLGWHSYGKDTEGQHTTLTGNYGLKMEGLHNLPNVSFTSQIPLTPDFTFKNNHTVEPDADLVPEKKVYVAALATDSMGIGAWTKPGRGRIPYGWQVLMNWSWMNPPALQYFYEDKTPNDYFVAGLSGPGYMYPKSIPADKFPALMADARELMDLLDLRILEIMDYSEGNRHVGNTDLTPEVVDRYYEQFPDVLGFINGYGTARTFDLRGEQPFISYDYYLGVYRPTEEAAADLEELILLNTDRPYFLLIHVRERTTIEQVANILESLSDQVEVVPLDRFMRLAAKAKTYRTRYQQPEDPIDLNP, encoded by the coding sequence ATGATTTTCCGCCGCCTCACTCTCGCGCTCACCCTGCTCGCCGGCGCCACGCTGGTTGCCGCCAAGGCTCCCGTCATCGCCGTCGCCGACCGCGCGCCCGACTCCGCCGCCCTCATCCCTCTCACCAACAACTGGGAGATGTCCGGCGACGTGCCCACTCACGCCACCCTGCTTTCCTTGCAGGGTCTCGCCAACCGCCACGGTCCGCAGATCTACCTGCAGTATCCCGCCGATTGGCAGTGGGAGATCGCCGGCCCGCTCATCGACTATCTCCACGAACGCCACGGCATCGATTGGCAGCGCTATGAGATGGGGAACCTCGAAAAGCCCCTCACCGACTTCGCCTCCGTCGCCAAAGGCGTGGTCGTTTGGGACAAAGCCGTCCGTTCCTCCCTCATCGTCGCCTTCACCATCTCCGGCGTGGAAGAGCTCCTCGTCGTCAATGAGGACCAACTCGAACTCGCCCAACGCCACGGCCTCGAAATCAAGATGGACCTGCGCGGCAAGTTCACCGGTCAGGACGACGCCGATGTTTACCAGTGGGCCTACGACCACTACTACGAACGTTGCTCGCGCGACTTCTACGTCGTGCTCGGCGGCGAATACGGCCGCATCATGAAACCCGGTATCGCCGACTTCGGCGTGCAGCAGGGCGCCTTCTTCTCCGACCTCTCCGCCAACCCCCAACACCCGCGCCAACTCGCGCTGCTCAACCGCGTCCTCGCCGGCCAAAACCCGGCCTCGATCGTCCTCGGCTGGCACTCCTACGGCAAGGACACCGAGGGCCAGCACACCACCCTCACCGGTAACTACGGCCTCAAGATGGAAGGCCTGCACAACCTGCCCAACGTCTCCTTCACCTCCCAGATCCCGCTCACCCCGGACTTCACCTTTAAGAACAACCACACCGTCGAGCCCGACGCCGATCTGGTCCCTGAGAAGAAGGTCTACGTCGCCGCCCTCGCCACCGATTCCATGGGCATCGGCGCCTGGACCAAACCCGGCCGCGGGCGCATTCCCTACGGCTGGCAGGTCCTCATGAACTGGTCGTGGATGAACCCGCCCGCCCTGCAATATTTCTACGAGGACAAGACCCCCAACGACTACTTTGTCGCCGGTCTTTCCGGCCCGGGTTACATGTATCCGAAGTCCATCCCGGCCGACAAATTCCCCGCCCTCATGGCCGATGCCCGCGAGCTCATGGACCTGCTCGATCTGCGCATCCTCGAGATCATGGATTACTCCGAGGGCAACCGCCACGTCGGCAACACCGACCTCACCCCGGAAGTGGTCGACCGCTACTACGAGCAGTTCCCCGACGTCCTCGGTTTCATCAACGGCTACGGCACCGCCCGCACCTTCGACCTGCGCGGCGAGCAACCCTTCATCAGCTACGACTACTACCTCGGCGTCTACCGTCCGACCGAGGAAGCCGCCGCCGATTTGGAGGAGTTGATCCTCCTCAACACCGACCGCCCCTACTTCCTGCTCATCCACGTGCGCGAACGCACCACCATCGAGCAAGTCGCCAACATCCTCGAAAGCCTCTCCGACCAAGTCGAAGTGGTTCCCCTCGATCGCTTCATGCGCCTCGCCGCCAAGGCCAAGACCTACCGCACCCGCTATCAGCAGCCCGAGGATCCCATCGATCTGAATCCTTAA
- a CDS encoding heparinase II/III domain-containing protein: MSTSRRSFLRRTALAAAVPLLAGRTATGHPHPESGATPEPNPQAGLLFDRADLPRIRANLELPRFAALRQHLQEVDHTAELHFLREELRLTNRVTDMRRARVLLEESAFAYAVWEKPADLELARTALARLMDYPTWDYFTEAGQYIIGIQRASEATIAVCYALDWIGEHLTAAEITAAEDNVATKGAPACYRTLYGMKFPDRVQGWGFSELDDYPYRFDLSRWPLILNATNLKIIPTCALGIAAVWFHGRHPQAASWLEMSRQSATAFSVMYGLDGSYDEGIGYWGYTTLHLAMQAEVLYRRLGIDDRHLINYPGTTRYALHMSMPTRGAIATNPHETATYTATPKGAINPALDVINFGDSGTGGVDVSVAPWVGRITGDPLCNHIANTIGGMKHLPAAIWYDADAPTAAPSADLLDVRLSNDWVISRTGWTADDTVVALRSGGPANHEHADRNSLIFKAHGERLFHDPFKASYTPTHPQWLLRLTEAHTAILIDGQGHQYHDGSEGTNASWASATVTAYSTGEAWMCVTSEAAPAYQLINDKVSRVERSLLFLKPDVLIVLDRVVLDAQHPAPVQARFQVYNEDGAGRADAGDRLFTIQRPFASLIASIHSAGNFIVRTAQHDLPATAGVFPYVEIESAAASTHTLLTVASASAPDGPKPRVRVSAAGEGWTVTATQGARTMQAHIDPTGDHPTFTVV; the protein is encoded by the coding sequence ATGTCGACCTCCCGCCGTTCGTTTCTGCGCCGCACCGCGCTCGCCGCCGCCGTGCCCTTGCTCGCCGGGCGCACGGCCACCGGCCATCCCCATCCCGAGTCGGGTGCGACTCCCGAGCCGAACCCACAGGCCGGCCTGCTCTTCGATCGCGCCGACTTGCCGCGCATCCGCGCCAACCTCGAGCTGCCTCGCTTCGCCGCGCTGCGCCAACACCTCCAGGAGGTCGATCACACCGCCGAGTTGCACTTCCTCCGCGAGGAGTTGCGTCTCACCAATCGTGTCACCGACATGCGCCGCGCCCGCGTGCTGCTCGAGGAGAGCGCCTTCGCTTACGCCGTCTGGGAAAAGCCCGCCGATCTCGAACTCGCCCGCACCGCCCTCGCGCGCCTCATGGACTATCCCACCTGGGATTATTTCACCGAAGCCGGCCAATACATCATCGGCATCCAACGTGCCTCCGAAGCCACCATCGCCGTCTGCTACGCGCTCGACTGGATCGGCGAGCACCTCACCGCCGCGGAGATAACCGCAGCCGAGGACAACGTCGCCACCAAGGGCGCGCCCGCCTGCTACCGCACGCTCTACGGCATGAAATTTCCCGACCGGGTGCAGGGTTGGGGCTTCAGCGAACTCGACGACTACCCCTACCGCTTCGACCTCTCCCGCTGGCCGCTCATCCTCAACGCCACCAATCTCAAAATCATTCCCACCTGCGCCCTCGGCATCGCCGCCGTATGGTTTCACGGCCGTCATCCGCAGGCTGCCTCCTGGTTGGAAATGTCGCGCCAAAGCGCCACCGCGTTCTCCGTCATGTATGGCCTCGATGGCTCCTACGACGAGGGCATCGGCTACTGGGGCTACACCACCCTGCACCTCGCCATGCAGGCCGAGGTCCTCTACCGCCGCCTCGGCATCGATGACCGCCATCTCATCAATTACCCCGGCACCACGCGTTACGCGCTGCACATGAGCATGCCCACCCGCGGTGCCATCGCGACCAACCCACACGAGACTGCGACCTACACCGCCACCCCGAAAGGCGCGATCAATCCTGCGCTCGATGTGATCAATTTTGGCGACTCCGGCACCGGTGGCGTGGACGTTTCCGTCGCCCCCTGGGTCGGCCGTATCACCGGCGATCCGCTCTGTAACCACATTGCCAATACCATCGGCGGCATGAAACACCTGCCCGCCGCCATTTGGTATGACGCCGACGCGCCCACCGCCGCGCCGTCCGCCGATCTGCTCGACGTGCGCCTGAGCAACGACTGGGTGATCTCGCGCACGGGTTGGACGGCCGACGATACCGTGGTCGCGCTGCGCTCCGGCGGCCCCGCCAATCACGAGCACGCCGACCGTAACAGTCTCATCTTCAAGGCCCACGGCGAACGCCTCTTCCACGACCCTTTCAAAGCGTCCTACACGCCCACTCACCCGCAATGGCTCCTGCGCCTGACCGAGGCCCACACCGCCATCCTCATCGATGGCCAGGGTCACCAATACCACGACGGCAGTGAAGGCACCAACGCCTCCTGGGCCTCCGCCACCGTCACCGCCTACTCCACCGGCGAGGCGTGGATGTGCGTCACCAGCGAGGCCGCACCGGCGTATCAACTTATCAATGACAAGGTGTCGCGGGTGGAACGCAGCCTGCTCTTCCTCAAGCCGGATGTTCTTATCGTGCTCGACCGCGTCGTCCTCGACGCCCAACACCCCGCGCCCGTGCAGGCGCGGTTCCAAGTTTACAATGAAGATGGCGCCGGCCGCGCCGATGCCGGAGACCGGCTCTTCACCATTCAGCGGCCGTTCGCGAGTCTGATCGCCAGCATCCACTCGGCAGGAAATTTCATTGTGCGCACCGCCCAACACGACCTGCCCGCCACCGCCGGTGTTTTCCCCTACGTTGAGATCGAATCCGCCGCCGCCAGCACCCACACCTTGCTGACCGTCGCCTCGGCTTCCGCCCCCGACGGCCCCAAACCCCGCGTGCGGGTCAGTGCCGCCGGTGAGGGTTGGACTGTTACCGCGACGCAAGGCGCCCGCACCATGCAGGCCCACATCGACCCCACCGGCGACCACCCGACCTTCACGGTAGTCTGA